In Zygosaccharomyces rouxii strain CBS732 chromosome F complete sequence, a single window of DNA contains:
- the KEL3 gene encoding Kel3p (similar to uniprot|Q08979 Saccharomyces cerevisiae YPL263C KEL3 Cytoplasmic protein of unknown function), giving the protein MAKKGKKDKEAKKARGEQKLKKNQGKAELKDKKKAKKVLADDDEDDDMDLEEVLASFKKEQEQFEKVVVESVDKPSARINPCLVSNPAHGKKELILFGGEYTNQSNSTTHFYNELFTFTPDNDQWRKISSQNAPMPRSSAAMAAHPSGIALLHGGEFSSPKQNTFYHYSDTWLLDCTTKEWTKLDQKNGPASRSGHRMTVWKNFFIMYGGFRDLGTSTTYLNDCWLFDITTHKWTQVEFPRNHLIPDARSGHSFIPDQEGAILWGGYCKVKAGKGLQKGKILTDCWYLKMNSTPSAIRWERRKKQGFQPSPRVGCSMVPHKGRGVLFGGVYDFEETEESLDSNFYNDLFTFQIKTNRWYSLSLRPQRKKQVKISKSSTKDQEKELQDHLNRILQQAQLYDQDEDKEDDKAIREQFEDENQSGDEDEEESTKKQHTISTQLPHPRFNTSLAVVNDTLFIYGGLWELGDKDYNIDSFYGIDLNKVDGVTVYWENLAEIEKAKKLAEQGSDEDEDDEDEEDEDEDDDEEEVRDQVLVAEEEDAEEDEEVEEEEMEIPDPRPWLPHPKAFESLRAFYVRAGPQFLEWAISNNRDARGKHLKQKSFDLCQDRWWERRDQVRIEEDKMEELGGVGDIVERNPAQKTKRR; this is encoded by the coding sequence ATGGCGAAGAAGGGCAAGAAGGATAAGGAGGCAAAGAAGGCCCGTGGTGAACAaaagctgaagaagaatcagGGGAAGgcagaattgaaagataagaagaaagcaaAGAAGGTCTTAGcagatgacgatgaagacgatgatatggatttagaagaagtCCTGGCCAGCTTCAAGAAGGAACAGGAAcagtttgaaaaagttgtCGTGGAGTCAGTGGACAAACCTTCCGCGAGAATCAATCCATGTTTAGTATCAAATCCTGCTCATggtaagaaagaattgattctttttgGTGGTGAATATACAAACCAGTCGAACTCTACTACTCATTTTTACAATGAATTATTTACCTTCACACCTGACAATGATCAATGGAGGAAGATATCATCTCAAAATGCTCCAATGCCAAGATCTTCCGCTGCCATGGCGGCTCATCCAAGTGGTATTGCATTGTTGCACGGTGGTGAGTTCTCTTCTCCCAAGCAGAATACATTTTATCACTATTCAGATACTTGGTTATTGGATTGTACTACAAAAGAATGGACCAAATTGGATCAGAAAAATGGTCCTGCAAGCCGTTCAGGTCATAGAATGACTGTatggaaaaatttctttatcatgTATGGTGGTTTCAGAGATTTGGGCACTTCTACCACATATCTCAACGATTGTTGGCTTTTCGACATTACGACTCACAAGTGGACTCAGGTGGAATTCCCCAGAAACCATCTAATACCTGACGCTAGGTCCGGTCACTCTTTTATCCCTGATCAAGAAGGTGCTATTTTGTGGGGTGGTTATTGTAAAGTGAAAGCAGGAAAAGGTTTACAAAAGGGTAAGATTCTTACTGATTGTTGgtatttgaagatgaataGTACACCAAGTGCCATTAGATGGGAAAGACGTAAAAAACAGGGATTTCAACCATCACCTCGTGTGGGTTGCTCAATGGTACCTCATAAAGGTAGAGGTGTTTTATTCGGAGGTGTCTACGATTTTGAGGAAACTGAGGAAAGTTTGGATTCGAATTTTTATAACGACTTGTTCACCTTCCAGATTAAAACTAACCGCTGGTACAGCTTGTCTTTAAGACCacaaagaaagaagcaGGTGAAGATCAGCAAATCAAGCACAAAggatcaagaaaaagaacTTCAAGATCACTTGAATCGAATCTTACAGCAGGCTCAGCTATACGACCAAGATGAGGACAAAGAAGATGACAAGGCCATCCGTGAGCAGTTCGAGGATGAAAACCAGAGTGgggatgaagatgaagaagaatctaCTAAGAAACAACATACAATTAGTACTCAGTTACCTCATCCAAGATTCAACACATCTTTGGCAGTTGTTAATGATACTTTGTTCATCTATGGAGGTTTATGGGAATTAGGTGACAAGGATTACAATATCGATTCCTTCTACGGCATTGATTTGAACAAAGTCGATGGTGTCACTGTCTATTGGGAGAACCTTGCAGAGATAGAAAAGGCCAAAAAATTGGCAGAACAAGGGtctgatgaggatgaagatgatgaagacgaggaagatgaggacgaagacgatgatgaggaagaggTCAGAGACCAAGTCCTTGTCgcagaggaagaggatgcagaagaagacgaagaagtggaagaagaggaaatgGAAATCCCGGATCCACGACCGTGGTTACCGCACCCAAAGGCTTTCGAGTCTTTGCGTGCATTTTACGTTCGTGCTGGTCCTCAATTCTTAGAATGGGCCATTTCGAATAACAGAGACGCAAGAGGTAAACACCTGAAACAAAAATCCTTTGATCTGTGTCAAGATCGTTGGTGGGAGAGAAGAGACCAAGTACGTATCGAAGAAGACAAGATGGAAGAATTGGGCGGTGTTGGTGATATTGTAGAGAGAAATCCCGCTCAAAAAACTAAGAGACGTTAA
- the PCM1 gene encoding phosphoacetylglucosamine mutase PCM1 (similar to uniprot|P38628 Saccharomyces cerevisiae YEL058W PCM1 Essential N-acetylglucosamine-phosphate mutase a hexosephosphate mutase involved in the biosynthesis of chitin) — protein sequence MLAVDTLTKLIDQYCSNSDRHYVYGTAGFRGPAATLDTVLFATGILACLRSLALKGDVIGVMVTASHNPPVDNGVKVVEPDGSMMPESWEPLATELANTLAIKGSSHERAQATHSWLQRELKGQLQSANNSYNEGIVPTLVVGRDSRESGPKLLSCLVASAKELFHAKIHDQGLLTTPQLHFLTSETAKGVANVTESRYYEHFLQAWDYVAQLHGIGESLPTISSLTIDAANGIGAPKVQELLSQWACRGQVHFINDKWTNPELLNHECGADFVKSNQRCPLGFNDSTGLGCSYDGDADRVVFYYINEANEFCLLDGDRISGLFAHFFAGILKQAGLQSELSLGVVQTAYANGNSTEYLQKTLQVPVSCAKTGVKHLHHEAVTKYDIGIYFEANGHGTIIFSPKFYKVIKEQKERSVAVETLEAFSRLINQTVGDAISDMLGVLAALSISKWTPEHWGQEFTDLPNRLAKVVVPDRSVFITTDQERRLTKPEGLQQKIDEAVKCFQQGRSFVRASGTEDAVRVYAEAASLEDVEKLSNTVKELVVKSVQN from the coding sequence ATGCTAGCTGTTGACACTCTAACCAAGTTAATAGATCAGTACTGCTCTAACAGCGATCGCCACTATGTGTACGGTACCGCTGGGTTTCGTGGACCTGCTGCTACATTAGACACTGTGTTATTTGCGACCGGAATTTTAGCATGTCTTAGGTCTTTGGCGTTGAAAGGTGATGTAATTGGTGTTATGGTTACTGCATCTCATAATCCACCTGTTGATAATGGTGTTAAAGTAGTCGAACCTGATGGATCCATGATGCCAGAATCATGGGAACCCCTGGCAACTGAATTGGCCAACACTCTTGCCATCAAAGGCAGTTCCCATGAAAGAGCCCAAGCTACTCACTCTTGGCTTCAAAGAGAGTTAAAGGGTCAATTGCAATCTGCAAACAACTCTTACAATGAAGGCATTGTCCCTACACTAGTGGTTGGCCGTGATTCGAGAGAATCTGGTCCTAAACTATTGTCATGCCTTGTAGCTAGTGCCAAAGAACTCTTTCACGCCAAAATTCATGACCAAGGCTTGCTAACCACTCCACAACTTCATTTCTTGACCAGTGAAACCGCTAAAGGTGTTGCAAATGTTACTGAATCACGCTACTACGAGCACTTTTTGCAGGCATGGGACTATGTAGCACAGCTACATGGTATTGGTGAATCTTTACCAACTATTTCTAGTCTAACTATTGATGCGGCTAACGGTATCGGCGCTCCTAAAGTTCAAGAGTTGTTATCTCAATGGGCTTGCCGCGGTCAAGTACATTTCATTAACGATAAATGGACGAACCCAGAACTTCTAAACCACGAATGTGGTGCAGATTTTGTGAAGTCAAATCAACGTTGTCCTCTGGGGTTTAATGATTCCACGGGGTTGGGATGCTCCTACGATGGTGATGCTGATCGTGTGGTGTTTTACTACATCAATGAGGCAAACGAGTTTTGTCTCTTGGATGGTGATAGAATTTCTGGACTTTTTGCCCATTTCTTCGCAGGTATTCTAAAGCAAGCAGGACTTCAATCTGAACTTTCGCTAGGTGTTGTGCAAACCGCCTATGCCAATGGTAACTCTACAGAATACTTACAAAAAACACTGCAAGTTCCTGTATCGTGTGCTAAAACGGGTGTCAAGCACCTACACCACGAAGCTGTGACCAAGTATGATATCGGTATTTATTTTGAAGCTAACGGACATGGAACCATCATCTTTTCACCTAAATTTTACAAGGTGATCAAGGAACAAAAGGAACGTTCTGTCGCTGTGGAAACACTTGAAGCATTCTCAAGATTAATCAATCAAACTGTTGGTGATGCGATTTCAGATATGTTAGGTGTCCTAGCTGCACTTTCCATCTCTAAATGGACTCCTGAACATTGGGGACAAGAATTTACAGATTTACCCAACAGATTGGCCAAGGTTGTCGTTCCAGATAGATCCGTCTTCATTACGACTGATCAAGAGCGTAGACTAACAAAACCAGAGGGACTTCAGCagaaaattgatgaagctgtCAAATGCTTCCAACAAGGTCGTTCCTTCGTCAGAGCTAGCGGTACTGAAGACGCAGTTAGAGTTTACGCTGAAGCTGCCAGTTTGGAAGATGTTGAGAAATTGAGTAATACAGTTAAAGAATTAGTCGTAAAAAGCGTTCAGAACTGA
- the SOM1 gene encoding Som1p (similar to uniprot|Q05676 Saccharomyces cerevisiae YEL059C-A), whose protein sequence is MAPPTPILTSEQVSRERERVQILKEKNKCELKSLTQHLCHAEAPGEYICVPFKRVFEKCLGHALEVTDADTNDIQGS, encoded by the coding sequence ATGGCACCACCAACTCCCATTCTAACCTCAGAACAAGTTTCTAgggaaagagaaagggTACAGATTTTGAAGGAGAAAAACAAGTGTGAATTAAAGTCGTTGACACAGCATCTCTGCCATGCTGAGGCACCTGGAGAATATATCTGTGTACCATTTAAAAGggtttttgaaaaatgtttaGGACATGCGTTAGAGGTCACCGATGCAGATACGAATGATATACAAGGATCTTAG
- the HIM1 gene encoding Him1p (similar to uniprot|Q06674 Saccharomyces cerevisiae YDR317W Hypothetical ORF): MSTDHNLTKHQSFQDHILLFGSTGLIGSLTLEELLKVELYLDAGNDLQSKLELYENSDINHFTLNKFFYCVNRKLNNEKRSPGNEYLMERCKATPLVFRGQDYYLHNNTSATPPASQSSNPSLGNNVFEEDGTIQLTKTVDNRSVTLRFRQTRKSYQLEYISKDLKNLLITFHFTIVQLVFEDSTRWADLLPSIFSGEVELVPEESNHTSPRLPHLDQVKTMICTLGPNSSSTKHSHYDRYFVEYQLTFQIVQNFASCEDKRLVIMTSFNNSLVSHIFPYFKAKYQLENDLQNKVAPALAQLVVLRPGPIVGNHVNLNDRDLRLRYSPSLCEQLKHYKEWCWEYKKSFVKEIRKIGFKTKASELVAKAMYRKPGSSVLGYCVPASKAAYATAYMATNPTLGELRIVTSKEIDHLT; the protein is encoded by the coding sequence ATGTCAACTGATCATAATTTGACCAAAcatcaatcttttcaagaTCACATTTTACTATTCGGTTCGACAGGATTGATTGGTTCCTTGACacttgaagaattactCAAAGTCGAACTTTATTTGGATGCTGGTAACGATTTACAATCAAAATTAGAATTGTATGAAAATTCTGACATTAATCATTTCACTTtaaacaaattcttttacTGTGTTAACCGAAAGCTGAACAATGAAAAACGTTCTCCTGGTAACGAATATTTGATGGAAAGATGTAAGGCGACGCCATTAGTGTTCAGAGGCCAAGACTATTATTTACATAATAATACAAGTGCCACACCACCAGCTTCACAATCCTCCAACCCATCATTGGGGAATAAcgtttttgaagaagatggtaCAATTCAGTTAACAAAAACTGTAGACAATCGAAGCGTCACCTTACGTTTCAGACAAACCAGAAAAAGTTATCAGCTTGAGTATATCTCAAAAGATCTTAAAAATCTATTAATCACATTCCATTTTACAATAGTTCAATTagtttttgaagattctaCTCGATGGGCGGATTTACTACCCAGCATATTTTCAGGAGAAGTAGAGTTGGTTCCTGAAGAATCGAATCATACGTCACCTAGATTACCTCATCTAGACCAAGTAAAAACGATGATATGCACCTTAGGACCAAATTCATCTAGTACCAAACATAGCCATTACGATCGATATTTTGTTGAGTACCAATTaacttttcaaatcgtACAGAATTTTGCTAGCTGTGAAGATAAAAGACTAGTAATAATGACTTCTTTTAATAATTCATTAGTAAGTCACATATTCCCCTACTTCAAAGCAAAATATCAGCTAGAAAACGATTTGCAAAACAAAGTAGCACCCGCCTTGGCCCAGCTTGTGGTCTTACGACCAGGTCCAATTGTGGGTAACCATGTTAATCTTAACGATAGAGATCTAAGACTTCGTTATTCCCCAAGTCTCTGCGAACAATTGAAACATTATAAGGAATGGTGCTGGGAATAcaaaaaatcttttgtcAAAGAAATACGTAAGATTGGATTTAAGACGAAGGCATCTGAATTGGTTGCAAAAGCCATGTATCGAAAACCAGGATCATCAGTTCTAGGATATTGTGTACCTGCCTCCAAGGCCGCATATGCTACCGCTTACATGGCCACGAATCCAACTCTGGGTGAGTTGAGAATAGTCACCAGCAAAGAAATAGACCATTTAACGTAA